One genomic segment of Amycolatopsis sp. Hca4 includes these proteins:
- a CDS encoding NADPH:quinone reductase, with translation MKAVVYRRHGGPEVLELSERAVADPGPGEVRVRIVVSAVNPTDWKARSGLRAEPGAEVPETVPNQDGAGVVDAVGPDVTGFEPGDRVWTVIAAAYRPESGTAQEYTVLPVSKLVKLPEGAGFDDGAGLGIPALTAHRALTVAEDGPSRLSPGALAGRTVLVSGGAGAVGNAAIQLARWAGATVIATVSSDEKEALARAAGADHVLRYPDPALGERIRAIAPDGVDLVVEVAMGVNAQLHTEVLRPRGTVATYGDDRGTGTVTLDFGANLFLNARYQFLVLYTVGEDKLRAGAEDITAALADGALGVGEERGVPIHRFPLEETAKAHAASEDGITGKVLIDVGPAD, from the coding sequence ATGAAAGCTGTCGTCTACCGCCGCCACGGCGGACCCGAGGTGCTGGAGCTGTCGGAGCGGGCCGTCGCGGACCCGGGGCCGGGTGAGGTGCGGGTGCGGATCGTGGTGTCCGCGGTCAACCCCACGGACTGGAAAGCACGCAGCGGTCTCCGCGCCGAGCCGGGAGCCGAGGTCCCGGAGACGGTACCCAACCAGGACGGCGCGGGCGTCGTCGACGCGGTCGGCCCCGACGTGACCGGGTTCGAGCCGGGCGACCGGGTGTGGACGGTCATCGCCGCCGCGTACCGGCCGGAGTCCGGCACCGCGCAGGAGTACACCGTGCTGCCGGTCTCGAAGCTGGTCAAGCTGCCCGAAGGCGCCGGCTTCGACGACGGTGCCGGGCTCGGCATCCCGGCGCTGACCGCGCACCGCGCGCTCACCGTCGCCGAGGACGGGCCGTCCCGCCTCTCCCCCGGCGCGCTGGCCGGCCGCACGGTCCTGGTCAGCGGCGGCGCCGGCGCGGTCGGCAACGCGGCCATCCAGCTCGCCCGCTGGGCCGGGGCGACGGTGATCGCCACGGTCAGCAGCGACGAGAAGGAAGCACTGGCCCGTGCGGCGGGCGCCGACCACGTGCTGCGGTACCCGGACCCCGCGCTGGGCGAGCGGATCCGCGCGATCGCCCCGGACGGGGTCGACCTGGTGGTCGAGGTCGCGATGGGGGTCAACGCCCAGCTGCACACGGAGGTCCTGCGCCCCCGCGGCACGGTCGCCACCTACGGCGACGACCGCGGTACCGGGACGGTGACGCTGGACTTCGGCGCGAACCTGTTCCTCAACGCCCGCTACCAGTTCCTGGTGCTGTACACGGTGGGCGAGGACAAGCTCCGCGCGGGCGCCGAGGACATCACCGCGGCACTGGCGGACGGCGCGCTGGGGGTCGGCGAAGAGCGCGGGGTGCCGATCCACCGGTTCCCGCTGGAGGAGACGGCGAAGGCCCACGCGGCGTCGGAGGACGGGATCACCGGGAAGGTGCTGATCGACGTGGGTCCGGCGGACTGA
- a CDS encoding BTAD domain-containing putative transcriptional regulator, which yields MEFRVLGPVRVLGGGRPIAPSGPRQGRILAALLLGAGRVVPVSRLVDVVWDGEPPATAVRQVRNLTTALRRTLVAAGAGEDVLTAEGPGFALRPGEFDLDRFEDLAARGEYRAALACWRGPALAGVDSAALRPDAGRLAERRLAVLEQCLAAEVDAGDGDAVAELTALVAEHPLREGLVGLLMRALHRAGRQADAIDVYQRAKRRLADELGIAPGAPLRASYEQLLHDEPAPGRCFLPYDVPDFTGRAADIAAAVTALRTGRPVVVDGMAGVGKTAFAVRVAHLAARDFPDGQLFVDLHGHTPGRDPLPAGAALAALLMQTGVPASRQPDGLDERAALWRSRVAGRRLLVVLDNARSASQVVPLLPGGAGAGVLVTGRRRLAAVDGALALSLDVLPPPEAEALFAAAAGGRPGAAVARLCGYLPLALRIAAARLSARPLWTVEDLVTRLGSERRRLGELRAGGRDVAAAFALSYRDLTPPQRRMFRALGCHPGGDFTAAAAAASAGTGLAEAERLLEDLLDAHLLRQPAPDRYGFHDLIAEHARAVAEPGETEAALTRLLDHYRDGEYSFAAERANLVAVTTLEGHDEHAWRIADRAVAALREQGHRDELTALARAGARAADRLGDPHARQLGLANLTTAHWETGRLAEAVETTAERLRLVRASGDRTAEAAALARMGAVHGMLGRYADAVRLYRQALVLAGETGSHDVACTAWGNLSNAQEVLGRYEEALTSAARARAIREELGDAHGAILASAQLGLVQARLGRLAEARATAERAVCAAVEADYAFGEAWSRIDAAEVLLADGRPAEAHAHAERACAILARLNHPLLLTMAANSLGASAHATGDPCAAVSAYGVALTTARRIGYRAQEARALLGLGAAEAALGRQAEADRNLRAGRAVQEEIGWAEAALS from the coding sequence ATGGAGTTCCGCGTCCTGGGTCCGGTGCGAGTGCTCGGCGGCGGGCGGCCGATCGCGCCGTCCGGGCCGCGCCAGGGACGCATCCTGGCCGCGTTACTGCTCGGCGCCGGCCGGGTGGTGCCGGTGTCCCGCCTGGTCGACGTCGTGTGGGACGGCGAGCCGCCGGCGACCGCGGTCCGGCAGGTCCGCAACCTCACCACCGCGCTGCGCCGCACGCTCGTCGCGGCCGGTGCCGGTGAGGACGTCCTCACCGCCGAAGGCCCCGGTTTCGCGCTGCGGCCGGGCGAGTTCGACCTCGACAGGTTCGAGGACCTCGCCGCCCGCGGCGAGTACCGGGCGGCACTGGCCTGCTGGCGGGGTCCGGCGCTCGCCGGCGTGGACAGCGCCGCGCTGCGCCCGGACGCCGGGCGGCTGGCGGAGCGCCGGCTGGCCGTACTGGAGCAGTGCCTGGCCGCGGAGGTCGACGCCGGGGACGGGGACGCCGTCGCCGAGCTGACCGCGCTGGTCGCCGAGCACCCGCTGCGCGAAGGCCTGGTCGGGCTGCTCATGCGGGCACTGCACCGGGCGGGACGGCAGGCCGATGCCATCGACGTCTACCAGCGCGCGAAGCGGCGCCTGGCCGACGAGCTCGGGATCGCGCCGGGCGCGCCGCTGCGGGCGTCCTACGAGCAGCTGCTGCACGACGAACCCGCGCCGGGCCGGTGCTTCCTGCCCTACGACGTCCCGGACTTCACCGGCCGCGCGGCCGACATCGCGGCGGCCGTAACGGCCCTGCGCACCGGGCGGCCGGTGGTGGTCGACGGGATGGCCGGGGTCGGGAAGACGGCCTTCGCGGTCCGCGTCGCGCACCTGGCCGCCCGGGACTTCCCGGACGGGCAGTTGTTCGTGGACCTGCACGGCCACACGCCGGGCCGCGACCCGCTGCCGGCCGGAGCCGCGCTGGCCGCCCTGTTGATGCAGACCGGCGTGCCGGCGAGCCGCCAGCCGGACGGGCTCGACGAGCGCGCCGCGCTGTGGCGCTCACGGGTGGCCGGGCGGCGGCTGCTCGTCGTGCTGGACAACGCCCGCTCGGCGAGCCAGGTGGTGCCGCTGCTGCCGGGCGGCGCGGGCGCCGGGGTGCTGGTGACCGGTCGTCGCCGGCTCGCCGCGGTGGACGGCGCGCTCGCCCTGTCCCTCGACGTCCTGCCACCGCCGGAAGCCGAAGCCCTCTTCGCCGCGGCCGCCGGGGGACGGCCGGGTGCCGCGGTCGCGCGGCTGTGCGGGTACCTGCCGCTGGCCCTGCGGATCGCCGCCGCCCGGCTGTCGGCTCGTCCACTGTGGACGGTGGAAGACCTGGTGACGCGGCTGGGCTCCGAACGGCGCCGGCTGGGGGAGCTGCGCGCGGGCGGCCGGGACGTCGCGGCGGCGTTCGCGCTGTCCTACCGCGACCTCACGCCACCGCAGCGGCGGATGTTCCGTGCGCTGGGCTGCCACCCGGGCGGCGATTTCACGGCCGCCGCGGCGGCCGCGTCGGCCGGCACGGGACTCGCGGAGGCCGAGCGGCTGCTCGAAGACCTGCTCGACGCGCACCTGCTCCGGCAGCCCGCCCCGGACCGCTACGGCTTCCACGACCTGATCGCCGAGCACGCGCGGGCGGTGGCGGAGCCGGGTGAGACCGAGGCGGCGCTGACCCGGCTGCTGGACCACTACCGCGACGGCGAGTACTCCTTCGCCGCCGAGCGGGCCAACCTGGTCGCCGTCACCACGCTGGAAGGCCACGACGAGCACGCCTGGCGCATCGCCGACCGCGCGGTGGCCGCGTTGCGGGAGCAGGGCCACCGCGACGAGCTGACCGCGCTGGCTCGCGCGGGCGCCCGGGCCGCGGACCGGCTGGGTGACCCGCACGCCCGGCAGCTCGGCCTCGCCAACCTGACGACCGCGCACTGGGAAACCGGGCGGCTGGCCGAGGCGGTGGAGACGACGGCGGAGCGGCTGAGGCTGGTCCGCGCCTCCGGCGACCGTACGGCGGAAGCGGCGGCGCTCGCCCGGATGGGCGCGGTGCACGGCATGCTGGGCCGCTACGCCGACGCGGTCCGGCTGTACCGCCAGGCGCTGGTGCTGGCCGGCGAAACGGGCAGCCACGACGTCGCGTGCACGGCCTGGGGCAACCTCAGCAACGCCCAGGAGGTGCTCGGCCGGTACGAAGAGGCACTCACGTCGGCGGCGCGGGCCCGGGCGATCCGCGAGGAACTCGGTGATGCGCACGGGGCGATCCTGGCGAGCGCGCAGCTGGGCCTGGTGCAGGCACGGCTCGGCCGCCTCGCGGAGGCCAGGGCGACGGCGGAGAGGGCGGTGTGCGCGGCGGTCGAGGCGGACTACGCGTTCGGGGAGGCGTGGAGCCGGATCGACGCGGCCGAAGTCCTGCTGGCCGACGGCCGCCCGGCGGAGGCCCACGCGCACGCGGAACGGGCCTGCGCGATCCTCGCCCGGTTGAACCACCCGCTGCTGCTCACGATGGCGGCCAACAGCCTGGGCGCCTCGGCCCACGCGACGGGCGACCCGTGTGCGGCCGTGTCGGCGTACGGCGTGGCCCTGACGACGGCACGCCGGATCGGCTACCGGGCCCAGGAGGCGCGGGCGTTGCTGGGGCTGGGCGCGGCCGAGGCTGCGCTGGGGCGGCAGGCGGAGGCGGACCGGAACCTGCGGGCGGGACGTGCGGTGCAGGAGGAGATCGGCTGGGCGGAAGCCGCGCTGTCCTGA
- a CDS encoding alpha/beta hydrolase: MTYAIDPELLPWLDMLPAVTLTDHDSLLAARSSIAQLGRILPAHEPANPVEVRTIAVPGPSDAPDVPVRVYTPANRTAAVPGLLYIHGGGFVMGDLDTFDAHVLRLADELGIVVASVDYRLAPEHPFPAPVEDCYAALTWVAAKADELGIDPARLGVAGESAGGGLAAAVALLARDRGGPRLCFQYLGIPELDDRLDTPSMRDYTDTPVWHRPNAIHSWTSYLGTEPGGPDVSPYAAPARATDLAGLPPAFVTTCQFDPLRDEGIAYAQRLAHAGVPVELRLYPGTFHGSSMVETAEVSRRMFADELDALRRGLG; encoded by the coding sequence ATGACCTACGCGATCGATCCCGAGCTGCTGCCCTGGCTGGACATGCTCCCGGCCGTCACCCTCACCGACCACGACTCCCTCCTGGCCGCGCGCTCCTCGATCGCGCAGCTCGGCCGGATCCTCCCCGCCCACGAACCCGCCAACCCGGTCGAAGTCCGCACCATCGCCGTGCCCGGGCCCTCCGACGCCCCCGATGTCCCGGTCCGCGTCTACACCCCCGCGAACCGGACCGCCGCCGTGCCCGGGCTGCTCTACATCCACGGTGGCGGGTTCGTCATGGGCGATCTCGACACCTTCGACGCGCACGTCCTGCGCCTGGCCGACGAGCTCGGCATCGTGGTCGCCTCGGTCGACTACCGGCTCGCCCCCGAGCACCCGTTCCCGGCGCCCGTCGAAGACTGCTACGCCGCCCTGACCTGGGTGGCCGCCAAGGCGGACGAGCTCGGCATCGATCCCGCGCGCCTGGGCGTGGCCGGCGAAAGCGCCGGCGGTGGCCTCGCCGCCGCGGTCGCGCTGCTGGCCCGTGACCGCGGCGGCCCGCGGCTGTGCTTCCAGTACCTCGGCATCCCCGAACTCGACGACCGCCTCGACACCCCGTCGATGCGCGACTACACCGACACGCCGGTCTGGCACCGGCCGAACGCCATCCACAGCTGGACCAGCTACCTCGGCACCGAACCGGGCGGCCCCGACGTCTCGCCGTACGCCGCCCCGGCGCGGGCCACCGACCTCGCCGGGCTGCCGCCCGCCTTCGTGACGACCTGCCAGTTCGATCCGCTCCGCGACGAAGGCATCGCCTACGCGCAGCGCCTCGCCCACGCCGGCGTCCCCGTCGAACTGCGCCTCTACCCGGGCACCTTCCACGGCTCGAGCATGGTCGAGACGGCGGAGGTCTCCCGCCGGATGTTCGCCGACGAGCTGGACGCGCTGCGGCGGGGACTCGGCTGA
- a CDS encoding helix-turn-helix domain-containing protein, whose amino-acid sequence MKGLLLRLSGLDADAENAVRVIGFFDRLITGRAGLDVLVRSTADLAGCPVGVHAPGQGLSLRAAPGGAVLTPAAAPVGAATRTLEGGVVVWVARDGAPVPLDDMLLERFAIAAAILLEHSGVPRPELGDPALVELVLSADTGTAERSRALHLLGFGPATRLRVLAGTGVDALAGRSARLGGVRAVLLPGEVASLPEGARAGVGPDGPAIDVARSWAAARTALRFTSAAEPVVRWERLGALGALADKLTPPELAELADVRALDRLAAEPHGADTVAALDALCATGSARKAAAALHRHHSTMPARLARAESVLGFEVDSPAGRFRLHLALTLRRLRDNADLG is encoded by the coding sequence ATGAAAGGCCTGCTGCTGCGGCTGTCCGGGCTCGACGCCGACGCCGAGAACGCCGTGCGGGTGATCGGTTTCTTCGACCGCCTGATCACCGGCCGCGCCGGGCTGGACGTCCTGGTGCGCAGCACCGCGGATCTGGCCGGCTGTCCCGTCGGGGTGCACGCTCCCGGGCAAGGCTTGTCGCTGCGGGCCGCGCCGGGCGGTGCCGTGCTCACCCCGGCCGCCGCGCCGGTCGGGGCGGCCACGCGGACGCTCGAAGGCGGCGTGGTCGTCTGGGTGGCGCGGGACGGCGCGCCCGTTCCGCTCGACGACATGCTGCTCGAACGGTTCGCCATCGCCGCGGCGATCCTGCTGGAGCACTCCGGGGTGCCGCGGCCGGAGCTCGGGGATCCGGCGCTGGTCGAGCTGGTGCTGTCGGCGGACACCGGCACCGCCGAACGGTCCCGCGCCCTGCACCTGCTCGGCTTCGGCCCGGCGACCCGGCTGCGCGTGCTCGCGGGCACCGGGGTCGACGCGCTCGCGGGCCGGTCCGCGCGGCTGGGCGGGGTGCGGGCGGTCCTGCTGCCGGGCGAGGTCGCGTCGCTGCCGGAGGGCGCCCGCGCGGGCGTCGGCCCGGACGGACCGGCCATCGACGTCGCCCGTTCGTGGGCGGCCGCCCGGACGGCGCTGCGCTTCACCTCGGCGGCCGAGCCGGTGGTGCGGTGGGAACGGCTCGGCGCGCTGGGTGCGCTCGCGGACAAGCTGACGCCGCCGGAACTCGCGGAACTGGCCGACGTCCGCGCGCTCGACCGCCTGGCGGCCGAACCCCACGGCGCGGACACGGTGGCGGCGCTGGACGCGTTGTGCGCAACGGGCTCGGCCCGCAAAGCGGCTGCGGCACTGCACCGCCACCACAGCACGATGCCGGCGCGGCTGGCCCGCGCGGAGTCGGTGCTGGGCTTCGAGGTCGACTCGCCGGCCGGCCGCTTCCGCCTCCACCTGGCCCTGACGCTCCGGCGGCTGCGGGACAACGCCGACCTCGGCTGA
- a CDS encoding TIGR01777 family oxidoreductase, with product MKIVIPGGTGHLGRVLSRALAGQGHEVVVLTRREARPEPGVRHVRWDGRSAGPWTAELDGSDVVLNLAGRSVNCRYTAANLREMLNSRVDSARVVGGAIARAARPPSVWLQMSTATIYAHRLDAPNDEDTGILGGDEPDVPAYWSYSVDIAKAWEREQRVAATPGTRKVALRTAMVMSPEPGGALAMLLRLTRLGLGGPVAGGGQYMSWIHEDDLVRAIGFLIEGELSGPVNLAAPEPLPYADFLRTLRAAAGVPLGLPATKWMAEIGAFLLRSDTELLLKSRRVTPGRLTEAGFEFEYPTWPPAAEDLVRRSRRPAKTTT from the coding sequence ATGAAGATCGTGATTCCGGGTGGGACCGGGCACCTGGGCCGGGTGCTGAGCCGCGCGCTGGCGGGGCAGGGGCACGAGGTCGTGGTGCTGACGCGGCGGGAGGCGCGGCCGGAGCCGGGGGTGCGCCACGTCCGGTGGGACGGCCGCAGCGCGGGCCCGTGGACGGCCGAGCTCGACGGGAGCGACGTCGTGCTCAACCTGGCCGGCCGGTCGGTGAACTGCCGGTACACCGCGGCGAACCTGCGCGAAATGCTGAACTCCCGCGTCGATTCGGCCCGGGTGGTCGGCGGCGCGATCGCCCGCGCGGCCCGGCCACCGTCGGTGTGGCTGCAGATGAGCACCGCGACGATCTACGCGCACCGGCTGGACGCACCGAACGACGAGGATACGGGCATCCTGGGCGGCGACGAGCCGGACGTGCCGGCGTACTGGTCGTACAGCGTCGACATCGCGAAGGCGTGGGAGCGCGAGCAGCGCGTGGCGGCCACGCCGGGGACGCGCAAGGTGGCCCTGCGCACGGCGATGGTGATGAGCCCGGAGCCGGGCGGGGCGCTGGCGATGCTGCTGCGCCTGACCCGCCTGGGTCTGGGTGGCCCGGTGGCGGGCGGCGGCCAGTACATGTCGTGGATCCACGAGGACGACCTGGTCCGGGCGATCGGCTTCCTGATCGAGGGCGAACTGAGCGGCCCGGTGAACCTGGCCGCTCCGGAACCACTGCCGTACGCCGACTTCCTCCGCACCCTCCGCGCGGCGGCGGGGGTCCCGCTGGGCCTGCCGGCGACGAAGTGGATGGCGGAGATCGGGGCGTTCCTGCTCCGCAGCGACACCGAGCTCCTGCTGAAGAGCCGCCGGGTGACCCCGGGCAGGTTGACGGAGGCGGGCTTCGAGTTCGAGTACCCGACCTGGCCGCCCGCGGCCGAGGACCTGGTCCGACGATCCCGCCGGCCCGCGAAGACAACCACCTGA
- a CDS encoding competence type IV pilus major pilin ComGC: MLENLRAARANEDGFTLIELLIVVVILGVLAGVVVFAVQAFNGDGKAAACNADWKSVETANEAFYAKTGGHAASPAALKTAGYLKDEPSTTNGYTIAITAGVVTASGACTH, translated from the coding sequence ATGCTGGAGAACCTGCGTGCCGCCCGCGCGAACGAGGACGGCTTCACCCTCATCGAACTGCTCATCGTCGTCGTGATCCTGGGCGTGCTCGCCGGGGTCGTCGTGTTCGCGGTGCAGGCGTTCAACGGTGACGGCAAGGCCGCCGCCTGCAACGCCGACTGGAAGAGCGTCGAGACCGCCAACGAGGCGTTCTACGCCAAGACCGGCGGTCACGCCGCCAGCCCGGCCGCGCTGAAGACCGCCGGTTACCTGAAGGACGAGCCGTCGACCACCAACGGCTACACGATCGCCATCACCGCCGGTGTCGTCACGGCTTCCGGCGCCTGCACCCACTGA
- a CDS encoding type IV pilus twitching motility protein PilT → MLTQIGSRVDGLLEALWQARGTDLLLTAGLPPQLRVHGDLSAVPGHPVLTGDDTRALLAELLTDDQALTWSTAREFDFSFGWRDEARVRGNAFTQRGETVVALRMIPRRIPGMADLGLPPVLADFARRHQGLVLVTGPTGSGKSTTLAAVIDRINSERACHILTVEDPIEYVHEHRRSAVNQREVGTDTESFPAALRSALREDPDVLMVGEMRDLDSIRFALTIAETGHLVFATLHTNDTAQSLARMIDVFPAGQQEQVRVQLAAALTGIVHQRLLPRVGGGLVAAFEVLVANTAVRNLIKEGKPHQLRNALVTGRREGMVTLEQSLSQLVAAGLVTPADAAARSLHPQDIDPRPLPRSVPA, encoded by the coding sequence ATGCTCACCCAGATCGGCAGCCGCGTCGACGGCCTGCTCGAGGCACTCTGGCAGGCGCGCGGCACCGACTTGCTGCTCACCGCCGGACTGCCGCCCCAGCTGCGCGTGCACGGTGACCTCTCCGCGGTCCCCGGCCACCCCGTCCTCACCGGTGACGACACGCGCGCGCTGCTCGCCGAGCTCCTCACCGACGACCAGGCCCTCACCTGGAGCACCGCCCGCGAATTCGACTTCTCCTTCGGCTGGCGCGACGAAGCCCGCGTCCGCGGCAACGCCTTCACCCAGCGCGGGGAGACCGTCGTCGCGCTGCGGATGATCCCGCGCCGGATCCCCGGCATGGCCGATCTCGGCCTGCCGCCCGTCCTGGCCGACTTCGCGCGACGGCACCAGGGTCTCGTGCTCGTCACCGGGCCGACCGGCTCCGGGAAGTCGACCACGCTCGCCGCCGTCATCGACCGGATCAACAGCGAACGCGCGTGCCACATCCTCACCGTCGAGGACCCGATCGAGTACGTCCACGAACACCGGCGTTCCGCGGTCAACCAGCGGGAGGTCGGCACCGACACCGAGTCCTTCCCCGCGGCCCTGCGCAGTGCGCTGCGGGAGGACCCCGACGTGCTGATGGTCGGCGAGATGCGTGACCTCGACTCGATCCGCTTCGCCCTCACCATCGCCGAGACCGGGCACCTGGTCTTCGCCACGCTGCACACCAACGACACCGCGCAGTCCCTCGCGCGGATGATCGACGTCTTCCCGGCGGGCCAGCAGGAACAGGTCCGCGTCCAGCTCGCCGCCGCGCTCACCGGGATCGTCCACCAGCGGCTGCTCCCCCGCGTCGGCGGCGGCCTCGTCGCCGCCTTCGAGGTGCTGGTGGCCAACACCGCCGTGCGCAACCTCATCAAGGAGGGGAAGCCGCACCAGCTGCGCAACGCGCTGGTGACCGGGCGCCGCGAAGGCATGGTGACGCTGGAGCAGTCGCTGTCCCAGCTGGTCGCCGCCGGGCTGGTCACCCCCGCCGACGCCGCCGCCCGCAGCCTGCACCCGCAGGACATCGATCCGCGGCCGCTGCCCCGGAGCGTGCCGGCATGA
- a CDS encoding GspE/PulE family protein: MRIRTQPRSVDLRTVTPDRAAADLLGEAKARELCAIPLTVREDTVLVAVADAATAPALQAALGRPVTVAVADRADILATIGRTYRALTGVDQQVKAFEARDAVRRDAARAEAPATANDDAPVVHVVALMIKQALRDRASDIHVEPQAERIRVRYRIDGVLHDVLDLPGSMGPAVTSRIKILAGMNIVERRRPQDGQISMDVEDRPVDIRVASTPVVGGEKVVLRLLDKSRPLFRLPQLGMPAGMAERYTAVLQSPYGMVICAGPTGSGKTTTLYGSLGELDSSERNIMTIEDPVEYTMSSINQIQINEQTGVTFADGLKSILRQDPDVILVGEVRDVDTARIAVQSALTGHFVLSSLHATDAASALHRLLDMGIENFLVASSVTAVLAQRLVRRICLRCREYYAPSAEELSFMDSLGADEPAGGYVRGAGCNFCAQTGFLDRTGVYELMPVSEGIRTLVLESAPHREVHELARKEGMRTLQDEALRLVAEGVTTPAEVLRSIYLTGGAR, encoded by the coding sequence ATGAGAATCCGCACCCAGCCCCGGTCGGTCGACCTGCGCACGGTCACGCCGGACCGCGCCGCCGCCGACCTGCTCGGCGAGGCGAAGGCCCGCGAGCTCTGCGCGATCCCCCTGACCGTCCGCGAGGACACCGTGCTGGTCGCCGTGGCCGACGCCGCCACCGCCCCGGCGCTGCAGGCGGCCCTCGGCCGCCCGGTGACCGTCGCCGTCGCCGACCGCGCGGACATCCTGGCCACCATCGGGCGGACCTACCGGGCGCTCACCGGCGTCGACCAGCAGGTCAAGGCGTTCGAAGCCCGCGACGCCGTGCGCCGCGACGCCGCCCGCGCCGAAGCTCCGGCCACGGCGAACGACGACGCGCCGGTCGTGCACGTCGTCGCCCTGATGATCAAGCAGGCACTGCGCGACCGCGCCTCCGACATCCACGTCGAGCCGCAGGCCGAGCGGATCCGGGTGCGCTACCGCATCGACGGCGTCCTGCACGACGTCCTCGACCTGCCCGGCTCGATGGGCCCGGCGGTGACCAGCCGGATCAAGATCCTCGCCGGCATGAACATCGTCGAGCGCCGCCGCCCGCAGGACGGCCAGATCAGCATGGACGTCGAAGACCGGCCGGTGGACATCCGGGTGGCCAGCACGCCGGTCGTGGGCGGTGAGAAGGTCGTGCTGCGGCTGCTCGACAAGAGCCGCCCGCTGTTCCGGCTGCCCCAGCTGGGCATGCCCGCCGGGATGGCCGAACGCTACACGGCGGTGCTGCAGTCGCCCTACGGCATGGTGATCTGCGCCGGCCCGACCGGCAGCGGCAAGACCACGACGCTCTACGGCTCGCTGGGCGAGCTCGACAGCAGCGAACGCAACATCATGACCATCGAGGACCCCGTCGAGTACACGATGTCCTCGATCAACCAGATCCAGATCAACGAGCAGACCGGCGTCACCTTCGCCGACGGCCTCAAGTCGATCCTGCGGCAGGACCCGGACGTCATCCTGGTCGGCGAGGTCCGGGACGTCGACACCGCACGCATCGCCGTGCAGTCCGCGCTCACCGGCCACTTCGTGCTCTCCTCGCTGCACGCCACCGACGCCGCCTCGGCGCTGCACCGGCTGCTGGACATGGGGATCGAGAACTTCCTCGTGGCGTCGTCGGTCACCGCGGTGCTCGCCCAGCGCCTGGTCCGGCGGATCTGCCTGCGCTGCCGGGAGTACTACGCGCCCTCGGCCGAAGAACTGTCCTTCATGGACTCCCTCGGCGCTGACGAGCCGGCGGGCGGGTACGTCCGCGGGGCCGGCTGCAACTTCTGCGCGCAGACCGGGTTCCTCGACCGCACCGGCGTCTACGAGCTGATGCCGGTCAGCGAAGGGATCCGGACGCTGGTGCTGGAGAGCGCGCCGCACCGCGAGGTGCACGAGCTGGCCCGCAAGGAAGGCATGCGGACGCTGCAGGACGAGGCGCTGCGGCTGGTGGCCGAGGGCGTCACCACCCCGGCCGAGGTGCTGCGGTCGATCTACCTCACCGGAGGGGCGCGATGA